The following are from one region of the Rhizobium sullae genome:
- the tsaB gene encoding tRNA (adenosine(37)-N6)-threonylcarbamoyltransferase complex dimerization subunit type 1 TsaB: MIVLALDTAGVDCAAALYDSGRDAVLGEASDLIGKGHAEHLMGIIDRVLKQADMKLAMAERVAVTIGPGSFTGIRVGVAAARGFGLALNIPTVGITTLETMAAAQREKTPSRPVLAAMDAKRGEIYLQSFSADGLALDEPRAVTVEEAQAFAANFDGEITGSATPLLKPNATGEHANKFPISIVARLGAAADPGSGKPKPLYLRGPDAKPQAGFAIARV; this comes from the coding sequence ATGATTGTTCTGGCGCTCGACACGGCTGGTGTGGATTGCGCTGCCGCTCTCTACGACAGCGGCAGGGATGCGGTGCTGGGGGAGGCATCGGACTTGATCGGCAAGGGCCATGCAGAGCATTTGATGGGAATCATCGACCGCGTGCTCAAGCAGGCGGACATGAAACTCGCGATGGCCGAACGTGTTGCCGTTACGATCGGTCCCGGCTCCTTTACCGGAATCCGCGTTGGCGTTGCCGCAGCACGCGGGTTCGGCCTTGCGCTTAATATCCCGACTGTCGGCATCACGACCCTGGAGACCATGGCCGCCGCCCAGCGCGAGAAGACGCCCAGCCGCCCCGTCCTTGCCGCCATGGACGCCAAGCGCGGCGAAATCTACCTCCAGAGCTTTTCCGCTGACGGCTTGGCGTTGGACGAACCTCGCGCAGTGACAGTCGAGGAAGCGCAGGCTTTCGCGGCCAACTTCGACGGCGAGATCACCGGATCTGCAACGCCGCTGCTGAAACCCAACGCGACGGGCGAACACGCCAATAAATTCCCAATTTCTATCGTGGCACGCCTTGGTGCGGCCGCCGATCCCGGTTCAGGAAAGCCGAAGCCTCTTTATCTGCGCGGACCCGATGCCAAACCGCAGGCCGGGTTCGCGATCGCGCGAGTATGA
- the trpS gene encoding tryptophan--tRNA ligase translates to MTEFKKLVFSGVQPTGNLHLGNYLGAIRKFVALQEGNDCIYCVVDLHSLTAQLVHNDLPGQIRSIAAAFIASGIDPEKHIVFNQSAVPQHAELAWIFNCVARIGWMNRMTQFKDKAGKDRENASLGLLAYPSLMAADILVYRGTHVPVGDDQKQHLELARDIAMKFNLDYQDHIRRAGQGVDITVGDEPVHAYFPMVEPLIEGPAPRVMSLRDGTKKMSKSDPSDLSRINLMDDEDAISKKIRKAKTDPDGLPSEVEGLKGRPEADNLVGIYGALADKTKTEVLAEFGGQQFSVFKPALVDLAVQVLSPITGEMRRLMDDTSHIDAILRNGGERARARAEATMKDVRDIIGFLY, encoded by the coding sequence GTGACCGAATTCAAGAAGCTCGTATTTTCCGGCGTTCAGCCGACCGGCAATCTCCATCTCGGCAACTATCTCGGCGCGATCCGCAAGTTCGTGGCGCTGCAAGAAGGCAACGACTGCATCTATTGCGTCGTCGACCTGCATTCCCTCACTGCGCAGCTCGTGCACAACGACCTGCCGGGCCAGATCCGCTCGATCGCCGCAGCCTTCATCGCCTCCGGCATCGATCCGGAAAAACATATCGTCTTCAACCAGTCGGCCGTGCCGCAGCATGCCGAACTCGCCTGGATCTTCAATTGCGTCGCCCGCATCGGCTGGATGAACCGCATGACGCAGTTCAAGGACAAGGCCGGCAAGGACCGCGAAAATGCCTCGCTCGGCCTGCTTGCCTATCCGAGCCTGATGGCCGCCGACATCCTCGTTTATCGCGGCACGCATGTTCCGGTCGGCGACGATCAGAAGCAGCATCTCGAGCTTGCCCGCGACATCGCGATGAAGTTTAACCTGGACTATCAAGATCACATCCGCCGCGCCGGCCAGGGCGTCGACATCACCGTCGGCGACGAGCCGGTGCACGCCTATTTCCCGATGGTCGAACCGCTGATTGAAGGCCCTGCACCGCGCGTGATGTCGCTGCGCGACGGCACCAAGAAGATGTCCAAATCCGATCCGTCCGATCTCTCGCGCATCAACCTGATGGACGACGAGGACGCGATCTCGAAGAAGATCCGCAAGGCGAAGACCGATCCGGACGGCTTGCCGAGCGAGGTCGAGGGCCTGAAGGGCCGCCCGGAAGCCGACAACCTCGTCGGCATCTATGGGGCGCTTGCCGACAAAACGAAAACTGAGGTGCTTGCCGAATTCGGCGGCCAGCAGTTTTCCGTCTTCAAGCCGGCGCTTGTCGATCTCGCCGTTCAGGTGCTCTCGCCGATCACCGGTGAAATGCGCCGCCTCATGGACGATACCAGCCATATCGACGCTATTCTCCGCAACGGCGGCGAACGCGCCCGGGCCCGCGCCGAAGCGACCATGAAGGACGTCCGCGACATCATCGGCTTTCTCTATTGA
- a CDS encoding lysophospholipid acyltransferase family protein, which produces MIVWLRIAYAAVVIAAASMPLMPLQLLSLHFDWRLRRMLPRLWHRAACHALGIRVKVHGKLEGRRPLMLCVNHASWMDIMVMSSVADVAFIAKMEVRDWPIFGLLARLQKSVFIVREEKRKTGSQASEIADRMADGEIIVLFPEGTTSDGNRLLDVKSSLFGAAAMAVPHSPHGSVFVQPVAIAYTKAHGVAMGRYHRPLAGWPGDVELVPHLMDVVKCAALDAEVSFGEAVEYRSDSNRKDVSATIARRIRAMLNSRLRGREIS; this is translated from the coding sequence TTGATCGTCTGGCTGCGCATCGCCTATGCCGCGGTCGTCATCGCCGCCGCCAGCATGCCGCTGATGCCATTGCAGCTTCTCAGTCTCCATTTCGACTGGAGGCTCCGCCGCATGCTTCCGCGTCTTTGGCACCGCGCGGCCTGCCACGCACTCGGAATTCGCGTGAAGGTCCACGGCAAGCTCGAAGGGCGCAGGCCGCTGATGCTATGCGTCAATCACGCGTCGTGGATGGATATCATGGTCATGTCCTCGGTCGCCGATGTCGCCTTCATCGCCAAAATGGAGGTGCGCGACTGGCCCATCTTCGGGCTGCTCGCCCGCCTGCAGAAAAGCGTTTTCATCGTCCGCGAAGAAAAGCGGAAGACCGGCAGTCAGGCAAGCGAGATTGCGGACCGCATGGCGGACGGCGAGATCATCGTGCTCTTTCCCGAAGGCACGACTTCGGACGGCAATCGTTTGCTGGACGTCAAATCCTCGCTCTTCGGAGCGGCCGCCATGGCAGTGCCGCACTCGCCGCACGGCTCCGTCTTCGTGCAGCCGGTCGCGATCGCCTATACCAAGGCGCACGGCGTTGCGATGGGCCGCTATCACCGCCCGCTGGCCGGCTGGCCCGGCGACGTGGAACTCGTGCCACACCTGATGGACGTCGTGAAATGTGCGGCGCTCGATGCCGAGGTCTCCTTCGGCGAGGCGGTCGAATACCGCTCTGATTCGAATCGGAAGGACGTCAGCGCCACCATCGCCCGCCGCATCCGTGCCATGCTCAACAGCCGCCTGCGCGGCCGCGAAATCTCTTGA
- the miaB gene encoding tRNA (N6-isopentenyl adenosine(37)-C2)-methylthiotransferase MiaB → MTQDTALLPPPETIPSEGLRNGSNSRKVFIKTYGCQMNVYDSMRMSDALARDGYEPTENMEEADLVLLNTCHIREKAAEKVYSALGRLRDMKKKKAADGREMMIGVTGCVAQAEGEEILRRAPAVDVVIGPQTYHRLPDALRRAKEGHRVVDTEYAVEDKFEHLPIAETRKIRSRGVTAFLTVQEGCDKFCTFCVVPYTRGSEISRPVNQIVEEAQNLIKGGVREITLLGQNVNAWHGAGTNGEEWSLGDLLYRLAEIPGLARLRYTTSHPRDMDDRLIEAHRDLRALMPYLHLPVQAGSDRILKAMNRRHTAAEYMTLIERIRAARPDIALSGDFIVGFPGETDKDFDATLSLVEEVRYAQAFSFKYSTRPGTPGAELKDQVPEEIKAERLERLQALLLKQTQEFNRSCIGKEIDLLLEKPGRMPGQLIGRSPWLQSVNVDAKASQIGDIIKVRITGTGTNSLFAEFAEAGVLT, encoded by the coding sequence ATGACCCAAGACACCGCCCTTCTTCCGCCCCCGGAGACCATCCCCAGCGAAGGCCTCCGCAATGGCAGCAACAGCCGCAAGGTTTTCATCAAGACTTACGGCTGCCAGATGAACGTCTACGACTCGATGCGCATGAGTGATGCGCTCGCCCGCGATGGTTACGAGCCGACGGAGAATATGGAGGAGGCCGACCTCGTCCTGCTCAATACTTGTCACATCCGCGAAAAGGCCGCCGAAAAGGTCTATTCGGCGCTCGGCCGCTTGCGCGATATGAAGAAGAAGAAGGCTGCCGACGGGCGCGAGATGATGATCGGCGTCACCGGATGCGTTGCCCAGGCCGAGGGTGAGGAAATCCTGCGCCGCGCGCCTGCCGTCGATGTGGTCATCGGCCCGCAGACCTATCACCGCCTGCCGGACGCGCTGCGGCGTGCCAAGGAAGGCCATCGCGTTGTCGATACGGAATATGCGGTGGAAGACAAGTTCGAACACTTGCCGATCGCCGAAACCAGAAAGATCCGTTCGCGCGGTGTCACTGCATTCCTGACGGTGCAGGAAGGCTGCGACAAGTTCTGCACCTTCTGCGTCGTGCCTTACACGCGTGGTTCGGAGATCTCCCGGCCGGTCAACCAGATTGTCGAAGAAGCACAGAACCTCATCAAAGGCGGAGTGCGGGAAATCACATTGCTCGGCCAGAATGTCAACGCGTGGCATGGCGCCGGGACCAATGGCGAGGAATGGAGCCTTGGCGATCTGCTCTATCGCCTCGCTGAAATTCCGGGGCTTGCCCGGCTCCGGTACACCACCAGCCATCCGCGCGACATGGACGACCGCTTGATCGAGGCGCATCGCGATCTGCGGGCGTTGATGCCCTACTTGCACCTGCCGGTGCAGGCGGGCTCGGACCGCATCCTGAAAGCCATGAACCGGCGCCATACAGCAGCGGAATACATGACGCTCATTGAGCGCATTCGCGCAGCCCGCCCCGACATCGCGCTGTCGGGCGATTTCATCGTTGGTTTTCCCGGGGAGACAGACAAGGATTTTGACGCTACACTGAGTTTGGTGGAGGAGGTTCGCTATGCGCAGGCTTTCTCCTTCAAATATTCGACGCGGCCGGGTACGCCCGGGGCGGAACTGAAGGACCAGGTGCCGGAAGAGATCAAGGCAGAACGGCTCGAGCGCCTGCAGGCGCTTCTCCTCAAGCAGACGCAGGAATTCAACAGATCCTGCATCGGCAAGGAAATCGATTTGTTGCTTGAAAAGCCCGGCCGGATGCCGGGACAACTTATTGGTCGTTCTCCCTGGCTTCAGTCAGTGAATGTTGATGCAAAAGCATCGCAAATCGGTGACATTATCAAAGTGCGAATCACCGGAACCGGAACGAACAGCCTGTTTGCCGAGTTTGCAGAGGCTGGGGTTTTAACCTAG
- the lnt gene encoding apolipoprotein N-acyltransferase yields the protein MERLADKVILVWGVKRAVLAVFAGAFAVLALPPIGFFAAMFLSFTLLVWLIDGATASPEASFLGRLWPSFVIGWLFGFGYFVAGLWWLGHALMIDSEEFAWALPLATLGLPAVLSIYYGLAAAIARVFWSDGMGRIAALAAAFGLFEWLRSVTFTGFPWNAIGYGIMPMPLMMQSAHIIGAMGVTALAVFVFAAPALLGTRQGATMGVGLATLLFAAHLGYGGYVLYVAPKAPPLPQEKQPVIRLVQPMIDQAAKLDNNADRSAIFELHLKFSAEAPKDGGKKPNIIVWPETSIPFILTDNQDALTRIADTLDDDQILIAGAVRAEEMGPGNPVRYYNSIYAIDGRGQIVAASDKMHLVPFGEYVPFENILDNFGITNIVEMPGGFSAAAARHLLELPTGLKLYPLVCYEIIFPDEMTGDIADAGAILNITNDAWFGNTPGPYQHFQQARVRAVETGLPLIRDANSGISAIVDAHGQIVAGLGLNQAGFVDATLEGFGSASRSSFSRQTYFWLTETLLILIVSISRFGFIFKPN from the coding sequence ATGGAGCGGCTTGCGGACAAGGTCATCCTGGTCTGGGGGGTCAAACGGGCAGTGCTGGCGGTCTTTGCCGGCGCATTCGCCGTTCTGGCGCTTCCGCCGATCGGCTTTTTCGCAGCGATGTTCCTTTCATTCACGCTCCTCGTCTGGCTGATCGACGGCGCAACTGCCTCCCCCGAGGCGAGCTTCCTCGGCCGCCTCTGGCCCTCATTCGTGATCGGCTGGCTCTTCGGCTTCGGCTATTTCGTCGCAGGCCTTTGGTGGCTCGGCCATGCCTTGATGATCGACTCGGAAGAATTTGCCTGGGCGCTGCCATTGGCGACCCTCGGCCTGCCGGCGGTGCTGTCAATCTATTATGGCCTCGCTGCAGCTATCGCCCGTGTCTTCTGGTCGGACGGGATGGGCCGCATTGCGGCGCTCGCCGCAGCCTTCGGCCTCTTCGAGTGGTTGCGCAGCGTCACTTTCACGGGCTTTCCCTGGAATGCGATCGGCTACGGCATCATGCCTATGCCGCTGATGATGCAATCCGCGCATATCATCGGCGCCATGGGCGTGACTGCGCTTGCCGTCTTCGTCTTCGCTGCGCCTGCCCTTCTTGGTACGCGTCAGGGTGCGACGATGGGTGTGGGACTCGCCACACTGCTCTTTGCAGCTCATCTCGGTTATGGCGGCTATGTCCTTTATGTCGCGCCGAAGGCTCCGCCGCTGCCGCAAGAGAAGCAACCGGTTATCCGCCTTGTGCAGCCGATGATTGATCAGGCTGCCAAGCTCGACAACAATGCCGATCGCTCGGCGATCTTCGAGCTTCACTTGAAGTTTTCCGCCGAGGCGCCGAAGGATGGAGGAAAGAAGCCGAACATCATCGTCTGGCCGGAGACGTCGATCCCTTTCATCCTCACCGATAATCAGGATGCCCTTACCCGGATCGCCGATACGCTCGACGACGACCAGATTCTGATTGCAGGTGCTGTTCGCGCCGAAGAGATGGGGCCGGGAAACCCCGTGCGCTACTACAATTCGATCTATGCGATCGACGGACGCGGCCAGATCGTCGCGGCTTCCGACAAGATGCATCTCGTTCCGTTCGGCGAATATGTGCCGTTCGAGAATATCCTCGACAATTTCGGCATCACGAATATCGTCGAAATGCCGGGCGGGTTCTCTGCCGCGGCGGCGCGCCATCTCCTGGAACTGCCGACGGGACTGAAGCTCTATCCTCTCGTCTGCTATGAGATCATCTTCCCGGATGAGATGACCGGCGACATCGCTGATGCGGGCGCGATCTTGAACATCACGAACGACGCCTGGTTCGGCAATACGCCTGGCCCTTATCAGCATTTCCAGCAGGCGCGGGTACGTGCCGTGGAGACCGGATTGCCGCTGATTCGCGATGCCAACAGCGGCATTTCAGCGATCGTGGACGCCCACGGCCAGATTGTCGCAGGACTGGGTCTCAATCAAGCAGGCTTCGTCGACGCAACTCTTGAGGGATTCGGCAGCGCTTCCCGGAGTTCGTTTTCGCGACAGACTTACTTCTGGTTGACTGAAACGTTACTGATTTTGATTGTGTCGATTTCCCGTTTTGGTTTTATTTTCAAGCCGAATTGA
- a CDS encoding PhoH family protein → MNGQELVSSSPRHPRIASDANHFVLTFENNRFASELFGQFDQNLKLLEERLHIDARARGNSVVITGDVVATNQARRTLDYLYEKLQKGGSVERSDVEGAIRMAVAADDQLSLPTMEKKAKLTMAQISTRKKTIVARTPTQDAYIRAMERAELVFGVGPAGTGKTYLAVAHAAQMLERGAVEKIILSRPAVEAGERLGFLPGDMKEKVDPYLRPLYDALYDMIPGDKVERAITAGVIEIAPLAFMRGRTLSNAAIILDEAQNTTSMQMKMFLTRLGENSRMIVTGDPSQIDLPRGVKSGLIEALHLLDGVEGISTIRFKDVDVVRHPLVGRIVRAYDATYTTRPEDAGPQV, encoded by the coding sequence TTGAACGGACAAGAATTGGTTTCTTCTTCACCGCGCCACCCACGCATTGCGAGCGACGCCAATCACTTCGTCCTGACGTTCGAGAACAACCGGTTCGCCAGCGAGCTATTCGGTCAGTTCGATCAGAACCTGAAGCTTCTGGAGGAGCGGCTGCATATCGACGCGCGCGCGCGCGGCAATTCCGTTGTCATTACTGGCGATGTCGTCGCCACCAATCAGGCCCGGCGTACGCTGGACTACCTCTATGAAAAGCTCCAGAAAGGCGGCAGCGTGGAACGATCCGACGTGGAAGGCGCAATCCGCATGGCGGTTGCCGCCGACGATCAGCTGAGCCTGCCGACCATGGAGAAAAAAGCCAAGCTCACCATGGCGCAGATTTCGACACGCAAGAAGACGATCGTTGCGCGGACGCCGACGCAGGACGCCTATATACGCGCCATGGAACGCGCGGAACTGGTCTTCGGTGTCGGCCCAGCCGGCACGGGGAAGACCTACCTCGCCGTCGCGCATGCGGCCCAGATGCTGGAGCGCGGCGCTGTCGAGAAGATCATCCTTTCGCGGCCGGCGGTCGAGGCCGGCGAGCGTCTTGGCTTCCTGCCTGGCGACATGAAGGAGAAGGTCGATCCCTATCTCCGGCCGCTCTATGATGCGCTCTACGACATGATCCCGGGAGACAAGGTCGAGCGCGCGATCACGGCTGGCGTCATCGAGATTGCGCCGCTCGCCTTCATGCGCGGGCGCACGCTCTCGAACGCGGCCATCATTCTCGACGAAGCGCAGAACACAACATCGATGCAGATGAAGATGTTCCTGACGCGCCTCGGCGAGAATTCACGCATGATCGTCACCGGCGATCCAAGCCAGATCGACTTGCCGCGCGGCGTGAAATCCGGACTTATCGAAGCGCTGCATCTGCTTGACGGCGTGGAAGGAATTTCGACCATCCGCTTCAAGGATGTCGACGTCGTTCGCCATCCGTTGGTCGGACGGATCGTGAGGGCCTACGACGCCACCTATACGACGCGGCCGGAAGACGCCGGCCCGCAGGTCTGA
- a CDS encoding NifU family protein, which produces MFIQTEATPNPATQKFLPGKVVMETGTAEFRSAEEAQASPLAARLFEIPGVTGVYFGYDFISVSKENQEWQHLKPAILGSIMEHFMSGKPVMGDASVFSEELDADGEFFDEADETIVLTIKELLETRVRPAVAQDGGDITFRGFKDGKVYLNMKGSCSGCPSSTATLKHGVQNLLRHFVPEVQEVIAA; this is translated from the coding sequence ATGTTCATTCAGACCGAAGCCACGCCGAATCCGGCCACCCAGAAGTTCCTGCCGGGCAAGGTCGTGATGGAAACTGGTACGGCCGAGTTCCGCAGCGCCGAGGAAGCTCAGGCTTCGCCCCTCGCCGCCCGCCTTTTTGAAATCCCGGGCGTCACTGGCGTCTATTTCGGCTACGATTTCATCTCCGTTTCCAAGGAGAACCAGGAGTGGCAGCACCTGAAGCCCGCCATCCTTGGCTCTATCATGGAGCACTTCATGTCCGGAAAGCCGGTCATGGGCGACGCCTCCGTATTTTCGGAAGAACTCGATGCGGACGGTGAATTCTTCGATGAGGCCGACGAGACCATCGTACTCACCATCAAGGAACTGCTTGAAACCCGCGTGCGCCCGGCAGTTGCCCAGGATGGCGGCGACATCACGTTTCGCGGCTTCAAGGACGGCAAGGTCTATCTCAACATGAAGGGCTCCTGCTCCGGCTGCCCCTCTTCGACCGCAACACTGAAGCATGGTGTCCAGAACCTGCTTCGCCACTTCGTTCCCGAAGTGCAGGAAGTCATCGCTGCCTGA
- a CDS encoding GNAT family N-acetyltransferase, whose protein sequence is MTMLESYLTLKPAFEIVAMDNDDCQAVAVLHGERFARPWGDGEFYSLLSQDTVFGFVARQTNAFLKKPLRGFVLARQVAGEAEILAIAVQAKVGGAGLGWRLMQAAMREAKLRGGESMFLEVDHGNAAALGLYRKLGFEKVGERRGYYKDVNGAVSTALVMKRVLR, encoded by the coding sequence ATGACCATGCTGGAATCCTATCTGACTCTGAAGCCGGCTTTCGAGATCGTCGCAATGGACAATGACGATTGCCAGGCGGTTGCCGTGCTGCATGGCGAACGCTTTGCCCGCCCGTGGGGCGACGGCGAGTTCTATAGCCTGCTCAGCCAGGACACCGTCTTCGGCTTCGTCGCGCGCCAAACCAACGCTTTCCTGAAAAAGCCTCTGCGGGGCTTCGTGCTTGCCCGCCAGGTCGCCGGCGAAGCGGAAATCCTGGCAATCGCCGTGCAGGCGAAGGTTGGCGGCGCCGGCCTCGGCTGGCGGCTGATGCAGGCGGCGATGCGCGAAGCCAAGCTGCGCGGCGGCGAAAGCATGTTCCTGGAAGTCGACCACGGCAATGCCGCCGCCCTCGGCCTCTACCGTAAGCTCGGCTTTGAGAAAGTCGGCGAGCGCCGCGGATACTACAAGGATGTCAACGGTGCGGTTTCCACGGCGCTTGTCATGAAGCGCGTTCTTCGCTAG
- the ybeY gene encoding rRNA maturation RNase YbeY translates to MAELDIQISIEEGDWPSEGELQALAERVLEAAATFLKKNEKQPFPTTATELSLVFTDDESIRTINAEWRKKDKATNVLSFPAFPIIPGKMPGPMLGDIIIARETVEREARELEKPFEDHLTHLMVHGFLHLFGYDHMNSDEAEIMEGLETRILAVLGLSDPYEGQDLKMEP, encoded by the coding sequence ATGGCCGAACTCGACATCCAGATCAGCATCGAGGAAGGCGACTGGCCCTCCGAGGGTGAACTTCAGGCTTTGGCGGAACGCGTGCTGGAAGCGGCGGCGACGTTTCTCAAGAAAAATGAGAAGCAGCCGTTTCCCACGACGGCAACTGAGCTTTCGCTTGTCTTCACGGATGACGAATCCATCCGCACCATCAACGCCGAATGGCGCAAGAAGGACAAGGCTACCAATGTTCTCTCCTTTCCGGCTTTTCCGATAATCCCAGGAAAGATGCCAGGTCCGATGCTTGGTGATATCATTATCGCCAGGGAGACCGTCGAACGGGAAGCGCGGGAGCTCGAAAAGCCGTTCGAAGACCATCTGACGCATCTGATGGTGCATGGTTTCTTGCATCTCTTCGGCTACGACCATATGAATAGTGACGAAGCCGAAATTATGGAGGGTTTGGAGACTCGCATTTTGGCAGTACTCGGCCTATCTGACCCATACGAGGGTCAAGACCTTAAAATGGAACCATGA
- a CDS encoding universal stress protein, which produces MVSKRLSRLEGHRRKFMAVIDGTPECQSAVHYAGRRAKNSNGGLVLVYVIPEGDFQQWLGVEEIMRAEAREEAEAVVSKSAQVVRESIGIEPEIVIREGSAVEEINAVIEEDRDIAILVLAASSAKEGPGPLVSSVVGKAATFPIPVTVLPDTLTNEELDALA; this is translated from the coding sequence ATGGTATCAAAGCGACTCTCACGGCTCGAAGGGCATCGCCGCAAGTTCATGGCGGTGATCGATGGCACGCCGGAATGCCAGAGCGCCGTGCACTATGCCGGCAGGCGCGCCAAGAATTCCAATGGCGGACTGGTTCTCGTTTACGTAATTCCCGAAGGCGATTTTCAGCAATGGCTGGGCGTCGAGGAGATCATGCGAGCCGAAGCCCGCGAGGAGGCCGAAGCCGTCGTCTCCAAGTCGGCGCAAGTGGTGCGCGAATCGATTGGCATCGAGCCGGAAATCGTCATCCGCGAGGGCAGCGCGGTCGAAGAGATCAATGCAGTGATCGAAGAAGATCGCGACATTGCGATCCTGGTGCTGGCCGCAAGCTCGGCCAAGGAGGGTCCCGGACCATTGGTATCGTCCGTTGTCGGAAAAGCAGCTACCTTTCCTATCCCTGTTACCGTGTTGCCCGATACGCTGACGAATGAGGAATTAGACGCGCTGGCGTAA
- a CDS encoding Fur family transcriptional regulator, giving the protein MTDTTKTLEELCTERGMRMTEQRRVIARILEESEDHPDVEELYRRSVKVDAKISISTVYRTVKLFEDAGIIARHDFRDGRSRYETVPEEHHDHLIDLKNGVVIEFRSPEIEALQERIAREHGFQLVDHRLELYGIPLKKDER; this is encoded by the coding sequence ATGACCGACACAACCAAGACCCTTGAGGAGCTTTGCACCGAGCGCGGCATGCGAATGACCGAACAGCGCCGCGTGATCGCCCGTATCCTTGAAGAGTCGGAAGATCACCCGGATGTCGAGGAACTGTACCGTCGCTCAGTTAAGGTCGATGCAAAGATTTCGATCTCCACCGTCTACCGCACCGTCAAGCTCTTTGAAGACGCCGGCATCATCGCCCGCCATGATTTCCGCGACGGCCGTTCACGCTATGAGACGGTGCCGGAAGAGCATCACGACCACCTGATAGACCTGAAGAACGGCGTGGTCATCGAATTCCGCTCGCCGGAGATCGAGGCCCTGCAAGAGCGCATTGCCCGCGAGCATGGCTTCCAGCTCGTCGATCACCGGCTGGAACTCTACGGCATTCCGCTGAAGAAAGACGAACGCTGA
- a CDS encoding hemolysin family protein yields MSDFTTKPAADTKDADQSSSSDEAGSSSRYSGRSFWARAARILRPQQGSRIREDLADALMTNDTGDDAFSPDERAMLHNILRFREVRVADVMVPRADIEAVDQNITIGELMILFEESGRSRMPVYADTLDDPRGMVHIRDLLSYVAKQARNKRRTGSKTVKPVVEIATENIQKPARSAKPNFDLARVDLQKTLAEAGIVRKILFVPPSMLASDLLRRMQVNRTQMALVIDEYGGTDGLASHEDIVEMVVGDIDDEHDDEEVMFKRISEDVFVADARVELEEIAEAIGPDFDISEQVDEVDTLGGLIFSALGRIPVRGEVVQALPDFEFHILEADPRRIKRVRITRKRQAIRRRVKADDSATGPETADERPAESTSN; encoded by the coding sequence ATGAGCGACTTTACAACGAAACCGGCGGCGGACACCAAGGACGCCGATCAATCCTCCTCCTCAGATGAGGCGGGCAGTAGTAGCAGGTATTCCGGACGATCATTCTGGGCGCGCGCCGCCCGCATCCTTCGCCCGCAGCAGGGCTCGCGCATTCGCGAAGATCTCGCCGACGCGCTGATGACTAACGATACCGGCGACGATGCCTTTTCGCCCGACGAGCGGGCGATGCTTCACAACATCTTGCGTTTCCGCGAAGTGCGCGTTGCCGACGTCATGGTTCCGCGCGCCGACATCGAGGCGGTCGACCAGAACATCACCATCGGTGAATTGATGATCCTCTTTGAGGAATCAGGCCGCTCTCGCATGCCGGTCTATGCCGATACACTCGACGATCCGCGCGGCATGGTGCATATCCGCGACTTGCTTTCCTATGTCGCCAAGCAGGCGCGCAACAAGCGCCGGACAGGCTCCAAGACTGTTAAGCCGGTCGTCGAGATCGCTACCGAGAACATTCAGAAGCCGGCGCGCTCGGCAAAGCCGAATTTCGACCTTGCGCGCGTCGACCTGCAAAAGACGCTTGCCGAGGCCGGCATCGTCCGCAAGATCCTTTTCGTGCCGCCATCGATGTTGGCATCCGATCTGCTTCGCCGCATGCAGGTGAACCGCACGCAGATGGCGCTGGTCATCGATGAATATGGCGGCACCGATGGGCTTGCTTCGCACGAGGACATCGTCGAGATGGTCGTCGGCGATATCGATGACGAGCATGATGACGAAGAGGTCATGTTCAAGCGCATTTCCGAAGACGTCTTCGTAGCGGATGCCCGCGTCGAATTGGAAGAGATTGCAGAGGCGATCGGCCCGGATTTCGACATCAGCGAGCAGGTGGACGAGGTCGATACGCTGGGTGGCCTTATCTTCTCCGCCCTCGGCCGCATCCCGGTTCGGGGCGAAGTCGTCCAAGCGCTGCCGGATTTCGAATTCCACATTCTTGAGGCCGACCCGCGCCGGATTAAGCGGGTGCGCATCACCCGCAAGCGTCAGGCAATCCGCCGCCGCGTCAAGGCAGACGACAGTGCGACTGGACCTGAAACGGCTGACGAACGGCCTGCCGAATCAACATCGAACTGA